The proteins below are encoded in one region of Belonocnema kinseyi isolate 2016_QV_RU_SX_M_011 chromosome 3, B_treatae_v1, whole genome shotgun sequence:
- the LOC117169586 gene encoding uncharacterized protein LOC117169586 translates to MPRRAPSGCFSIAEFHLKLLSLSTAVGLYSALSQVLQLEEAGSSAEVVHLSVALNAELLEARTSLSQLADELYDLISLHLSPPSDFLPPQCTYVQFGSQICMGVEGTKYRFCLCGRFVSLVYTEHNCKCGHILRDPTVPKIETVWFSDLEDGDRGESDSDL, encoded by the exons ATGCCTAGGAGGGCTCCATCCGGGTGTTTCTCTATTGCGGAGTTTCATTTGAAACTTCTGAGTCTGAGTACTGCCGTGGGATTATATTCTGCGTTATCGCAAGTGCTACAACTAGAGGAAGCTGGTTCGAGCGCCGAGGTCGTCCATCTGTCTGTAGCATTGAATGCGGAACTTCTGGAGGCCCGGACTTCGCTATCTCAGCTCGCTGATGAACTTTATGATCTCATCAGCCTGCATTTGTCGCCTCCCTCAGATTTCCTGCCACCGCAATGTACATACGTGCAGTTTGGATCGCAGATATGTATGGG TGTAGAGGGCACAAAGTATAGATTTTGCTTGTGCGGACGTTTCGTTTCTTTGGTATACACTGAGCATAACTGTAAGTGTGGTCATATTCTGAGAGATCCGACAG TTCCCAAAATTGAAACTGTTTGGTTCTCGGATTTGGAAGACGGTGATCGCGGCGAGTCCGATTCTGACCTATAA